From the genome of Elusimicrobiota bacterium:
CGGAAATCATTCTTCCGTGGCTGGGCTACAACGGGTTTTTCACCGGCGGCTGGCGGGAAGCCCTGGGGGACCGGCTGTTCGAGAAATACATCTCCTCCGCCGACTACGCCGCGGGGCTCTGGCCCGCCTGGGGCCACCCCCGGGCCTATTGGCGGGCCTACGGTTTCATCCTCGCCTTCCCGCTCAACGTCTACAACGTGTTCACCGAGCACCCCAACGCGGTGTGGCTCGGGATTTGCTTCCTTCAGACCTTCGTGCTGATCCCCTGGGCGATTTATTATTTCGGGAAGGGAGGGTACTGCGGCTGGGTGTGCTCCTGCGGCGGGCTGGCCGAGACCCTGGGCGACGCCCAGCGGACGAAAATGCCACACGGGCCGGCCGCCAACAAGTGGAACATGGTCGGCCAGGTGTTTTTGGCGGGGGCGGGCGCGTTGTTGGTCCTGCGTGTTTTTGGCTGGGTTTGGCCCGGCGGGGCCCTGGAACATATCTTCGGTTTGTTCTTCGAGGGGAAAAACGCCGCCCACCGGCTGGTGAACCCCTTCAGTTACAAGTGGACGGTGGACATTCTGGCGGGGGGGGTGATCGGGGTGGGGCTTTACTTCAAATATTCCGGCCGGGTCTGGTGCCGTTTCGCCTGTCCCCTGGCGGCCCTCATGCACGTGTACGCCCGGTTCGGGCGATTCCGCATCCTGGCCGATAAAAAGAAGTGCATTTCCTGCAACGTGTGCACCTCGGTGTGCCACCAAGGCATCGACGTCATGAACTTCGCCAACAAAGGCCTGCCCATGGCCGACCCGGAATGCGTCCGGTGCTCGGCCTGCGTGGCCGACTGCCCCACCGGCGTGTTGTCCTTCGGCCGATTGGACGCCGACGGCCGGCCCGCGGCCATCGATCGATGGTCGGCCCGGGCGAAGCCCGACTAACGCGGTTTCTCGTCGTTCACCGACCAGTCGTAACGAAACGCGGCCCCGTCAAACCCCCCCTTCAGCTTGGAACGAATCGCCGCCGCGTCGGGGCGGGGAACCTTCTCCAACAAACCGGACAAATACGCCGCCGCCCCGCCCAGGGGCTCAAAATCCTCCCCGTACCAATTCAATAGGCTCGACACGATCAGACGCCCGTTCTCAATCCGCAGATGCCGGGGGGCGTTCGCAAAATCGGCGGCGTTTTCCGTCGATGTTTTTTCCAGATTCTCCTCGGTGTAGGCGAAAGACCTTAGGCGGGGACAATCCCGCGCCCCGCACACGAGGGCAAAATGAATCCGGGGATCGAAAACGGCGGGGCCCAGGGCGGGGAGCGGCTTTTTCCCTTGGCGGGACTTTCCGCGAAGAATTCGGTGCTCAATGTCGTTCAAGGAAAGCCGTTCCCCGGCCGCGTCAAAGGGAACGTCGAAAAGGGCGAAATCTTCGCTGATGGATCGGAGCGTCGGCCGCCCCGCCACGACGGCCAATACCCGCGCGTTGTAGGTGTTGATCCAAAACGCCGCGCGCCGTCCGTCGCTCCACCCGGCGACGGAGGCCGTGGCGGCCCAGGCCAAATAGCCGTCCAGGCCCAATCGGTCGGCCCCGCGCAGTCCCGCGTAATCCACCCGGCCGTCGGCCCGGACCCGGGCCCGCAAAACGCGGTCGAGGTCGTCGACGGGCGATGCCGCCCGGGCGGCGGCGGCCGTCCCGGTCGCGAGAAAGAAAAAAGCCATGGCGGTTCGTGCGTTCATGGGGAGTCCTCCGGAATAGGGGACGATGCCTTTTCGGCGAGCCTCCCGCAAGCGGGTCGCGCCCCCGGTCCTTGACGACGGGTCCCCAAATGGGGCAAAATAACCACGAGATCGACGGAAAAATGGACCCCTCTTCGCCCCACGCCCAGCTCCACCTGTTCGCTCAGCCCGAGCGGAACAAGATCACCCACATCATCAAGCGCGACGGCCGATTGGTGGCCTTTAACAAGCTGAAAATCGTCAACGCCATTTACCGCGCCGCCGTGGCCGTCGGCGGGCGGGACCGGGACCGCTCCGAGGCCCTGGCCGACCAAGCGATGAAAGCCCTGGGCGCGGCGTATCCCGCCGGCTCCACCCCCTCCGTCGAGGAAATCCAGGACGTGGTGGAAAAAGTGCTCATTGAAAACGGCCACGCCAAAACGGCCAAAGCGTTCATCCTCTACCGCCTGGAGCGGGCCCGCACGCGGGAGAAGAAGCCCGAAGTCACCGCGGTCGAAGACTACATCCCCTACAAAGTCCTCTGGCGGGTGTTGTCCTGGAACGTGGACCACGGGTGCCACACGGTGGAGGGCTTGAACGCCCAAATGGCCGGGGGTTGGAAAAAGCTTATCAAGGACGCCGAACGGGCCTACCACGATGAGATCCACCACGTGGCCGACATCGTGTTGAAGCGCCTGCCCGACGTCCGGTTGGTCATCGTGGCCGGGCCCTCCAGTTCGGGCAAAACGACGACCACGATGAAAATCAGCGAGCGCCTCAAATCCAAGGGCCACCCTTTTCTCCTGCTCAATTTGGACAATTATTTTCGGGAATTGTCCGAACAACCCAAGGACGAATACGGCGACTACGACTTTGAAATGCCGGTGGCCCTGGACTTGCCCTTGATCAACGAGCATCTGAGCCAGTTGATGGAAGGGCGGGCGATCCGCATGCCCGTTTACAATTTCAAAACCGGCCGACGGGAAAAGGAAACCAGGGAGTTCCGCCTTCGGGAGAACGAAATCCTCCTGATTGACAGCTTGCACGGCCTTTACGAAGGCATGACGGGGGGCGTGGCCCCCGAAACCAAGTTCAAGTTTTACATCGAAGCCCTGACCCAGATCAAAGACGCCGACGGCGAGTTCGTCCGCTGGGCCGATCTGCGTCTCATGCGGCGGATGGTCCGGGACAGCTGGCACCGCAGCTACGACCCGGCCATGACGGTGGGCCATTGGCATTACGTGCGCCGAAGCGAACTGCGCTACATCGTTCCCTACATCCAGCAGGTGGATTACATTTTCAACGGCGCCCTGCCCTACGAACTGCCGTACCACCGGGCGCGCCTGGCGGACCACATGCCCGCCATCGTTGATAAATTTAAAGGGGACCCCAAAAAAGCCGACGCCCTCCTGCGGGCCGAACGGCTCCAGCGACTGATGGCGGCGTTGAAGTCCCCGGCGTCGACCGACGACGTCCCCGACGACTCCCTGTTGCGGGAATTTATCGGCGGCAGCCGGTATGTTTATTAGTGAAATGGTAAAATGAACTTATGAGTCCGACGTCGATCGGAGCCCGGGCCGCCGCGGACCGGCCCGAAACCACCGATCACGGGCGCCGGGGCCTGGGGTGGAAAACGATTTTGTTTAATTGCGATTGCCATTCGTTTCAAGAGGTGGCGTTGCAGTTGACGAAGGCCATCCGTTGCGATTTCACGCGCGGGTTGGCCTTGGCCAACGTGGTGCACCACACCGGCAGTGCGACGGTTTATTCCGGACCGCGGGAACGGTGCGAGGCGGTGGCGGCCGTTCTGGAAGACATTCGATTGCGGGTGCAGGTGGCCCAGTGACATCAAGGATTCCCGGGAGGTACTAATGTTCGGGAGGAAAACCATGGTACGCAAGAAGAAGGCAACGCCGGCGCGTTCGTCCGAACCCGCCGAGGCTCGACCGTCGACCACGGACGAGGCCGCCAAGGCCTACGTCGCCGTCGACTATCCCCAGGAAGGCGAAATCGTCACGAGCGCGTCCTACGCGATCCGGTTGACGACGAGCGCGAGCGCGGGCGTCGAGGTGTCCATCGACGGCAAGGAGTTTCAGCCCGCCCGCGAAAGCGTGGGGCATTGGTGGTTGGACTGGTCGGGTTACGGATCGGGTCCCCACGCCCTCATCGCCCGCATCACCGTGGGAAAGCGCGCTTTGAAATCCAAAGCGCGATCGTTCACGGTTCTCATTTAGCCGGCCGGCTTCGTTCGTGACGAAGCCCCGGCGGTCGCGGCCCGGGCGTCGCCCCGCGCCGTGATCTCCCTCCGAGGGGGGCGCTCCGCCCCCCGTGGGTTGTCGCGCGCCCTGCCCGCCGATTTCTGGGTGGAAGCGGCCCGCTGGATCGCCTTCAACACCGTCACCACCCGCTCGAACCTTCCTTTTCTCCGACGTCTGCAATCCCTTTTTGCCGGCCAGGGGTTTCGGGCGCGGTTCGACCTCCGGCGGGAGGGAGGCGTTTATTTTGGAAATCTCCTTTTGTTTCGGGGGCCGCCCCGGGGGCGCCCCCTTCTGCTCAACACCCACACCGACACCGTTCCTCCGGGGCCGGCCGACCTGTGGACCCGGAGCGGGCGCGATCCCTTCCGATTGGCGCGCCGGTCCGGCGTCCTGACCGGGCTGGGCGTCGCCGACGTCAAGCTCAATTTGCTTTGCCAATGGGAGGCCCTTCGGCGTTTGGGCCCGGTCCCTTTTTCACGCCCCGTGGTGCTGGCCGCCACCTACGGGGAAGAGCGGGGATTGCACGGGGCCCGTCGATTGGTCCGAGCCTGGCGGGGGCCCAAGCCCGTTTTAGCGTTGGTCGGGGAACCGTCCCAGGGGCGGCCCATCCATCGCCATCG
Proteins encoded in this window:
- a CDS encoding response regulator SirA, with translation MGQNNHEIDGKMDPSSPHAQLHLFAQPERNKITHIIKRDGRLVAFNKLKIVNAIYRAAVAVGGRDRDRSEALADQAMKALGAAYPAGSTPSVEEIQDVVEKVLIENGHAKTAKAFILYRLERARTREKKPEVTAVEDYIPYKVLWRVLSWNVDHGCHTVEGLNAQMAGGWKKLIKDAERAYHDEIHHVADIVLKRLPDVRLVIVAGPSSSGKTTTTMKISERLKSKGHPFLLLNLDNYFRELSEQPKDEYGDYDFEMPVALDLPLINEHLSQLMEGRAIRMPVYNFKTGRREKETREFRLRENEILLIDSLHGLYEGMTGGVAPETKFKFYIEALTQIKDADGEFVRWADLRLMRRMVRDSWHRSYDPAMTVGHWHYVRRSELRYIVPYIQQVDYIFNGALPYELPYHRARLADHMPAIVDKFKGDPKKADALLRAERLQRLMAALKSPASTDDVPDDSLLREFIGGSRYVY
- a CDS encoding DUF547 domain-containing protein is translated as MNARTAMAFFFLATGTAAAARAASPVDDLDRVLRARVRADGRVDYAGLRGADRLGLDGYLAWAATASVAGWSDGRRAAFWINTYNARVLAVVAGRPTLRSISEDFALFDVPFDAAGERLSLNDIEHRILRGKSRQGKKPLPALGPAVFDPRIHFALVCGARDCPRLRSFAYTEENLEKTSTENAADFANAPRHLRIENGRLIVSSLLNWYGEDFEPLGGAAAYLSGLLEKVPRPDAAAIRSKLKGGFDGAAFRYDWSVNDEKPR
- a CDS encoding ATP-dependent Clp protease adaptor ClpS, coding for MSPTSIGARAAADRPETTDHGRRGLGWKTILFNCDCHSFQEVALQLTKAIRCDFTRGLALANVVHHTGSATVYSGPRERCEAVAAVLEDIRLRVQVAQ